One Onychostoma macrolepis isolate SWU-2019 chromosome 10, ASM1243209v1, whole genome shotgun sequence genomic region harbors:
- the LOC131547987 gene encoding CD209 antigen-like protein C isoform X2 has translation MTGTENQTPEHTGSDCSKAAVVCLGLLCVLLLTAVIVLCVHIYTKSTDYTEERDELLTKITNLTEARNQILTKYINVTNERDGLLIKNDNLTKQKDQFSQLQKVLNETDGWLYSNFSFYFISSLKKSWTESRRYCTERGADLIFINNREEEEFAKKFSHGIEFWIGLTDSDVEGRWKWVDGSNMTSGFWRSGESSGNSADNCVVSFSSGWFDYPCHNAFRWICEKKIYSNELHIHLTTNM, from the exons ATGACAGGAACAGAGAACCAAACACCTGAACATACAG GAAGTGACTGCTCCAAAGCAGCTGTAGTGTGTTTGGGTCTGCTGTGTGTTCTTCTGCTGACTGCAGTCATAGTGCTGTGTGTCCACATCTATACAAAGAGCACAGACTACACAGAAGAGAGAGATGAGCTACTAACCAAGATCACCAACCTTACAGAAGCGAGAAACCAGATATTAACCAAGTACATAAACGTGACAAATGAAAGGGACGGATTATTAATCAAGAATGACAACCTGACTAAACAAAAAGATCAGTTCAGTCAACTGCAGAAGGTTCTCAATGAAACAG ATGGATGGTTATACTCTAACTTCAGCTTTTACTTCATTTCCTCACTGAAGAAGAGCTGGACTGAGAGCAGAAGATACTGTACAGAGAGAGGAGCAGATCTGATCTTCATAAACAACAGAGAGGAAGAA GAGTTTGCAAAAAAGTTTTCCCATGGTATTGAATTCTGGATTGGTCTGACTGACAGTGATGTGGAGGGCAGATGGAAATGGGTTGATGGCAGCAACATGACCTCTGG CTTCTGGAGGTCTGGAGAGTCCAGTGGAAATAGTGCAGATAACTGTGTTGTGTCTTTTTCATCAGGGTGGTTTGATTATCCATGTCACAATGCTTTTAGATGGATCTGTGAGAAAAAAATCTATAGTAATGAATTACATATTCATTTGACAACAAATATGtga
- the LOC131547987 gene encoding CD209 antigen-like protein C isoform X1, translating to MYEDTYANINADRTLDNDRHNKRDQTPQHTGSDCSKAAVVCLGLLCVLLLTAVIVLCVHIYTKSTDYTEERDELLTKITNLTEARNQILTKYINVTNERDGLLIKNDNLTKQKDQFSQLQKVLNETDGWLYSNFSFYFISSLKKSWTESRRYCTERGADLIFINNREEEEFAKKFSHGIEFWIGLTDSDVEGRWKWVDGSNMTSGFWRSGESSGNSADNCVVSFSSGWFDYPCHNAFRWICEKKIYSNELHIHLTTNM from the exons ATGTATGAGGATACTTATGCCAATATAAACGCTGATAGGACATTGGATAATGACAGACACAACAAGAGAGACCAAACACCTCAACACACAG GAAGTGACTGCTCCAAAGCAGCTGTAGTGTGTTTGGGTCTGCTGTGTGTTCTTCTGCTGACTGCAGTCATAGTGCTGTGTGTCCACATCTATACAAAGAGCACAGACTACACAGAAGAGAGAGATGAGCTACTAACCAAGATCACCAACCTTACAGAAGCGAGAAACCAGATATTAACCAAGTACATAAACGTGACAAATGAAAGGGACGGATTATTAATCAAGAATGACAACCTGACTAAACAAAAAGATCAGTTCAGTCAACTGCAGAAGGTTCTCAATGAAACAG ATGGATGGTTATACTCTAACTTCAGCTTTTACTTCATTTCCTCACTGAAGAAGAGCTGGACTGAGAGCAGAAGATACTGTACAGAGAGAGGAGCAGATCTGATCTTCATAAACAACAGAGAGGAAGAA GAGTTTGCAAAAAAGTTTTCCCATGGTATTGAATTCTGGATTGGTCTGACTGACAGTGATGTGGAGGGCAGATGGAAATGGGTTGATGGCAGCAACATGACCTCTGG CTTCTGGAGGTCTGGAGAGTCCAGTGGAAATAGTGCAGATAACTGTGTTGTGTCTTTTTCATCAGGGTGGTTTGATTATCCATGTCACAATGCTTTTAGATGGATCTGTGAGAAAAAAATCTATAGTAATGAATTACATATTCATTTGACAACAAATATGtga
- the LOC131547987 gene encoding uncharacterized protein LOC131547987 isoform X3, which translates to MYEDTYANINADRTLDNDRHNKRDQTPQHTGSDCSKAAVVCLGLLCVLLLTAVIVLCVHIYTKSTDYTEERDELLTKITNLTEARNQILTKYINVTNERDGLLIKNDNLTKQKDQFSQLQKVLNETDGWLYSNFSFYFISSLKKSWTESRRYCTERGADLIFINNREEEI; encoded by the exons ATGTATGAGGATACTTATGCCAATATAAACGCTGATAGGACATTGGATAATGACAGACACAACAAGAGAGACCAAACACCTCAACACACAG GAAGTGACTGCTCCAAAGCAGCTGTAGTGTGTTTGGGTCTGCTGTGTGTTCTTCTGCTGACTGCAGTCATAGTGCTGTGTGTCCACATCTATACAAAGAGCACAGACTACACAGAAGAGAGAGATGAGCTACTAACCAAGATCACCAACCTTACAGAAGCGAGAAACCAGATATTAACCAAGTACATAAACGTGACAAATGAAAGGGACGGATTATTAATCAAGAATGACAACCTGACTAAACAAAAAGATCAGTTCAGTCAACTGCAGAAGGTTCTCAATGAAACAG ATGGATGGTTATACTCTAACTTCAGCTTTTACTTCATTTCCTCACTGAAGAAGAGCTGGACTGAGAGCAGAAGATACTGTACAGAGAGAGGAGCAGATCTGATCTTCATAAACAACAGAGAGGAAGAA ATCTGA